A part of Amblyraja radiata isolate CabotCenter1 chromosome 35, sAmbRad1.1.pri, whole genome shotgun sequence genomic DNA contains:
- the junb gene encoding transcription factor jun-B gives MSTKMEQPFYHDDSFFTGYGAPDGALHEYGSKYFKAGMNLNLVEQSRCLKAQPRNPEDALLSGGDSGLLKLASPELERLIIQSSNGVITTTPTPGQYFCARNITDEQEGFADGFVKALEELHKINHVAPNVSISGPGMNCNASNGYGTTGPSEVPPVYTNLTAYNSNAISAGTSYPTATISYLPPQPIAYNLAPVPMGHPRLQTLKEEPQTVPEVQSRGETPPLSPIDMENQERIKAERKRLRNRVAASKCRKRKLERISRLEDKVKNLKSDNAGLASTATVLRDQVSQLKQKVMTHISSGCQIVINQKLQGF, from the coding sequence ATGTCTACGAAGATGGAGCAACCATTTTATCACGACGATTCATTCTTCACGGGTTACGGGGCACCAGACGGCGCTCTCCACGAGTACGGCTCCAAGTATTTCAAGGCCGGCATGAATCTCAACTTGGTGGAGCAGTCTCGGTGTTTGAAAGCCCAGCCGAGGAACCCGGAGGACGCGCTGTTGAGCGGCGGCGACTCGGGTCTCCTCAAACTCGCCTCTCCAGAGCTGGAGCGTCTGATCATCCAATCGAGCAATGGCGTGATAACCACCACGCCCACCCCTGGTCAGTACTTCTGTGCAAGGAACATCACGGACGAACAGGAAGGGTTCGCGGACGGCTTCGTGAAGGCGCTGGAAGAGCTACACAAGATCAATCATGTCGCGCCTAACGTGTCCATCTCCGGCCCTGGAATGAACTGCAACGCCAGCAATGGCTATGGGACCACGGGACCCTCCGAGGTGCCCCCGGTCTACACCAACCTCACCGCCTACAATTCCAACGCTATCTCGGCCGGGACCAGCTACCCAACGGCCACCATCAGCTACCTGCCCCCTCAACCCATCGCCTACAACTTGGCGCCGGTGCCCATGGGTCACCCGCGGTTGCAGACCCTTAAGGAAGAACCTCAGACGGTGCCCGAGGTACAGAGCCGAGGCGAGACCCCGCCGCTCTCTCCCATTGACATGGAGAACCAAGAGCGCATCAAGGCGGAGAGGAAGCGCCTGAGGAACCGGGTGGCCGCGTCCAAGTGTCGCAAGAGGAAACTGGAGAGAATATCCAGACTTGAGGACAAAGTGAAGAATTTGAAATCGGACAATGCTGGGTTAGCCTCCACCGCCACCGTCCTGCGAGACCAAGTCTCTCAGCTCAAACAAAAAGTCATGACTCATATCAGCAGTGGCTGCCAGATTGTAATAAACCAAAAACTACAAGGTTTCTGA